The window ATCAACTGGGTGAGAGAGACCGTCGAGACCGACATCGAGGTCGTCGACCTTACCGACGTCTACGTCGACCACCACACGTTCGGGATGACCCACGAACACCGCAACGAGACCGTCGACGGACGGCTCGAGTCGGTCGTCGACCGGGTCCGGGCGGGCGCGTTCGACCCGGGCGAGCGGTGGGCGGACGTCCGCGACGAGGAGTGCCCCGACTGCGAGTACCGGGTCTGCTGTGGCGACTACCTCGAGACGGAGGTGGGGTTCGATGCCTGAGCGAGCGGATGGGACGGACCGCTCGAGCCCGAAGACGACCGACGACGTCGCCGACCTGCTCGCGGGCGACGGCGACCTCGAGCCCCGGGGCAACCAGACGGCGGTCATCGAGAGTACGGCCGCCTGTACCTCCGTCGACGCGGGGGCCGGAACCGGGAAGACGACCACGATGCTCATGCGGATCGAGCGCGCCATCGAGGGCGGCGAGGTCGACCCCGACGACGTGCTGGTGTTGACCTTCGCGAACGAGGCCGCGGGCAACATCCGGGACGCGGTGACCGAGCGACTCGACCCCGACGCGGCCGCGGCGATCGACGTCTACACCTACCACTCGTTCTGTCACCGGCTGGTCCGGGAGTACGCCTACTACCTCGGCTACGATCCGGAGTTCGACGTCGTCACCGACCGCAAGCGCCGGCGGATCGTCGGCCGCCTGCTCGCGGAGAACGACTACGGCTTCGCGGCCGCCACCGGCGACGGCTCGCCCGCGGAACTCACCCGCGAGGTCGACGGGTTCATCCAGGAGATGAGCCAGGAGGACGTCGACCCCGACGAACTCCGCGAGCGACTGCCCGACGTCCGCACCCTCGAGTTGTGCACCGAGTTCGTCCTCTGGCTCGAGCGCCGGGCGAACGCGGACCTCTCGTTCGACGCCGAGGCGCTCCGGTACTTCAACGAACCCGACCACCTCGAGGAAGCGACGAAGTCGCTGGTCGACTACGGGAAACTGATCCAGTACTGCCGCGAGAAGATCGAGGAGTCGCCGGCGTTCACCGAGGACGCGGTCGTCCGCGACGTCGACCGCTACCTCGAGGTCCTCCAGGACTGCGTGACCAGGACGATCGAGGCACTCTCGCTCGAGGAGCCCGAGACGAAACAGCTCCCGCGGGCGCTGTTCTGCAACGCCATCCGACGGGACGCCACCGAACGGCTCGAGCAGAGCCCGTTCGGGCGGCTGAAACACTACGTCGAGTTCCTCCGGCTCGCGCGCCACTACGCCGACGTCTACGCGGACTACCACGAGGCGCTCGCGGATCGCGGCGCGCTCGATTTCGACGAACTCGTCCGGACGGCGACGGACCTGCTCGCGGACGAGGCCGTCGCCGACGGGATCGCCGGCCGCTGGGCCCAGGTCTACTGCGACGAGTTTCAGGACACCGACGGTACCCAGTTTTCCCTGCTCACCGAACTGACCCGCGGACCGGACCGCCCGTCGCTGTTCGCGATCGGCGACAAGGATCAGGCGATCTACGGCTGGCGGGGCACCGACCGGAAGGGGCTCGACCGGCTCGAGGCGGTCTACGACGACCACGAGGCGGTCGAACTCGGGCTCAACTTCCGCTCGCGACAGGAGATCCTCGACCTCGCGAACCGCTGTGAGTACGGCCACCAGTCCTCGAAGACGCTGCGCGAGGACGGGCGGACCAGGGGTGAGTACGCGGACTACGAGGGGTACGAGTACGCGGACGACGGAGACGGGGACGGCGAACCCGAAACTGAACCCCCCTTCGACCACGTCGTCAAGGTCGAGAGCGACGAGATCGAACGCCCGACGGCCGAGCAGGTCGCGACGACCGTTTCGCGGCTGCTCAACGGCGAAGCGGAGAACGTCCCGCGGCGACGGCTCGAGCACCTGGCCGTCGTCGTCCGGACGAACCGCCACGCCCAGGCCGTCGCCGACGCGCTCGAGGATCGACGGATCCCCTACGAGGTGTCGGGGTCGCCGGGCGGCGAGGTGTCGCCCGGGATCCGGACGGTCCTGTCGTACCTCCGGGCGCTCGTGGATCCGGGGGCGGACGCCCACCTCCGGCGGGCGTTGCTCTACCGGTATCGGGTCCCGGAGGACGACCTGAAAACCCTGCAGCGGTACGCTCGCGGCGAGGACCGATCGCTCCGTGATGCGGTCTTCGCGGTCGGCGACGGGGGCGACGGGGACGGGAGCGACGGCCTCGAGCACGACCGCCTGAACCACCCCGAACGGCTCGAGCGGGCCCGCGACCACCTCGCGACGCTCGACCGATATCGTCGCGTCTATCCCCTGTCGGGCTTCCTCCGTCGGTTCCGGGAGGTCACGAACCTCGAGTGGTACCTGACCGGCGACGAGCGCGCCGAGTTCGACCGGATCGAGCGGTTCGTCGAGGCCTACGACGCCGACTCCGTGTTGCGGACGCTCTCGCCCGAGTTCCTCGACGCGCTCGAGGCGACCCTCGAGGGGGGCGGGAGCGACCGCACCCGGGGCACGCGCTCGAGCGACTGCGTGGACGTGATGACGGTCCACCAGGCGAAGGGCCTGGAGTTCGACACCGTGCTCGTCCCCTACCTCTCGGACGAGGAGTGGTGCGTCGAGTCGGACTACGCCGAGCGCGCCAGGGAACGGCTGCTTGCCGCGGCGCTCGAGAACGACGACTCCCCGCTGCTCGCCGACGTCGCCGCCGAGAGCGTCGGCGAGGAGTGGCGAGTGCTCCACGTCGCGCTCACGCGGGCGGCGAACCACCTCTTCGTGTTCGGTACCGAGTACGACTACGAGGGCGACGACGGGGCCGGCGAACTCGGCGTCTCGACCGCCGACGGCTGTCTCCCGGATGCCGTTCAGTGGTCGACGGCCGGCCGCCGGATGGACCTCTGGTCGTCGCTGACCGAGAGCTTCGAGCGGGTCCGCGAGACCTACCCCGAGAGCGTCGCCGACCGCACCGACGCGCTTTCCCGCTCGAGCGGCGTCACGCCGGGGTCGATCACCTACTACGCCGACTACGAGGACCGACACGTCGAGCCCCTGCGGACGCGAGAAGCGATCGAACGGGTCCACCGTCTGGGCCGACTGCTGCGGACGGGAACGCTCCTGCCCGCGGCCGACGCGGCGAGCTACGGGGCCCTCGAGGACGACCCCCTCCGGGTCCCCGCGGAGCGGAGCCTGTCGACGCTGACGACCGACGCCGTCCGGTTCCCGGTCGAGACGCTCGCGAACGCGACCGAGCTTCCGGTCGCGATCACCCACAGCTACACGGCGATGCGGACCCACGAGACCTGTCCGCGGAAACACTACCTGGACCACGTGGTCCGGGCGGTCGACGACCCTGCGGTGGGAGACGGGACGGCCTCGAGCGGGGGCGACGACGGAGACGGAAACGGAGACGGCGACGGCGATGGAAGCTCCCGGATCGTCGGCACCGTCTTCCACGACGTCGCCGAGGAGGCGTTCCACCGCGACTACGGGACGAAAGCCGAGTGGGAGACGGCCGCCCGTCGACAGCTCACCGCCCGCGGCCTCGAGGAGGACCGCGAGGAGGTGCTTTCCTGCGTCGATCGCTTCTTCGCGGCCGCAGCCGACGAGTACGACCGGCCCGTCGCCGACTGGGAGCCCCTGGCCGCCGAACTCCCGTTCTCGCTCGAGGAGGTCGACGGCGTCGCGGGCGACGTGGTCGGTTACGTCGACTCCGTTCGGCGGACGCCCGACGGGGAACTCGCCGTGCTCGACTACAAGACGACCGCCGAGCGGATCCCGCCGGAGGAGGCCGTCCAGCTCGTGCTCTACGCCCGCGCCTGCGAGGACCGATTCGACGAGCCGCTCGCGGCCGTCGGGTACGTCTACGTCGGCGAGGGGACCGATGGCGAGGGGTCCGCCGGAGCCGCCCCGTGCGTGGAACTCTTCGATCCCGACGACGAGGCCCTGCCGTCGTGGTCGACGGTCCTGGAGACCCTCGAGTCGGTCGACGACCCCGCCTACCGGGAGACGTCACCAGGACCGCACTGCGGGCGCTGTCCCCACCGGTCGCTCGGCTGTGCACCCGACGAGTACCGAAGGGACGACGCCCCGTAGCCCCGCACCGCCGGCCGACGACGGACGACACCCCCCGTTCAGAGTGATAATCGGCCGACGCCGGGGATACGTGCGCTTATGTCGGTTCGACCGAACGATCCGATATGATCGAGGCGACGCTGTGTTTCCCGCTGCGGGCGCGACCGACCGAGAACGGGCCGGAAGCCGGCTCGAGCGCGACCGACGCGACAGGCGTGACCGACGCCGACGACGTCCTCCTGATCGAGAAACGCCGCGGGCTCGGCGAGGGCTGGTACAACGGCCCCGGCGGCAAACTCGAGGGCGACGAGACGCCCCGGGAGTGTGCCGTCCGCGAAACGCGCGAGGAGGTCGGCCTCGAGATCGACCCCGTCGACCTCGAGAAGGCCGGCGAGTTGACGTTCCTGCTGGACGGCGAAGTCCACACCTTCTGTCACGTCTTCCGGACGACTGCGTTCCGGGGACAACCGACCGCTTCGGACGAGGCTCGCCCGGAGTGGGTCGATATCGAGGACGTCCCCTACGATCGGATGTGGGAGGACGACCGGCTCTGGCTGCCCGGCGTCCTCGAGGGGCGGACGATCGCCGGCGAGTTCGCGTTCCGGGGCGGCGAGCCGCTGGACGAGGCCGAGTTCGTCCGTCACGACCTCGAGTGGGACGTGTCCTTCGACGCCGACGCCGACGCCGAGGTCGAGTCCAGTTCCTGACGGCCGCGGACCGCTCGCCGCTGCGACGATCCGCGGCGGAGACCGGTCGGCGTCACGCCGGGTCGACGGCTCCTGCCGCCGGCAGTTCGATCTCGACGCGGGTGCCGTCCTCGCTGACGTCGAACTCGAGGCTCCCGTCGGAGAGTTCGACGACCCAGTTGATCAACCACAGTCCGGTGCTGCTTGCGTGCTCGAGGGGCGTCTCCTCCGCGCTGTCGAGTGGCTCGAGTTCGTGCTCCGGGATTCCGGGACCGTTGTCC of the Halobiforma lacisalsi AJ5 genome contains:
- a CDS encoding UvrD-helicase domain-containing protein produces the protein MPERADGTDRSSPKTTDDVADLLAGDGDLEPRGNQTAVIESTAACTSVDAGAGTGKTTTMLMRIERAIEGGEVDPDDVLVLTFANEAAGNIRDAVTERLDPDAAAAIDVYTYHSFCHRLVREYAYYLGYDPEFDVVTDRKRRRIVGRLLAENDYGFAAATGDGSPAELTREVDGFIQEMSQEDVDPDELRERLPDVRTLELCTEFVLWLERRANADLSFDAEALRYFNEPDHLEEATKSLVDYGKLIQYCREKIEESPAFTEDAVVRDVDRYLEVLQDCVTRTIEALSLEEPETKQLPRALFCNAIRRDATERLEQSPFGRLKHYVEFLRLARHYADVYADYHEALADRGALDFDELVRTATDLLADEAVADGIAGRWAQVYCDEFQDTDGTQFSLLTELTRGPDRPSLFAIGDKDQAIYGWRGTDRKGLDRLEAVYDDHEAVELGLNFRSRQEILDLANRCEYGHQSSKTLREDGRTRGEYADYEGYEYADDGDGDGEPETEPPFDHVVKVESDEIERPTAEQVATTVSRLLNGEAENVPRRRLEHLAVVVRTNRHAQAVADALEDRRIPYEVSGSPGGEVSPGIRTVLSYLRALVDPGADAHLRRALLYRYRVPEDDLKTLQRYARGEDRSLRDAVFAVGDGGDGDGSDGLEHDRLNHPERLERARDHLATLDRYRRVYPLSGFLRRFREVTNLEWYLTGDERAEFDRIERFVEAYDADSVLRTLSPEFLDALEATLEGGGSDRTRGTRSSDCVDVMTVHQAKGLEFDTVLVPYLSDEEWCVESDYAERARERLLAAALENDDSPLLADVAAESVGEEWRVLHVALTRAANHLFVFGTEYDYEGDDGAGELGVSTADGCLPDAVQWSTAGRRMDLWSSLTESFERVRETYPESVADRTDALSRSSGVTPGSITYYADYEDRHVEPLRTREAIERVHRLGRLLRTGTLLPAADAASYGALEDDPLRVPAERSLSTLTTDAVRFPVETLANATELPVAITHSYTAMRTHETCPRKHYLDHVVRAVDDPAVGDGTASSGGDDGDGNGDGDGDGSSRIVGTVFHDVAEEAFHRDYGTKAEWETAARRQLTARGLEEDREEVLSCVDRFFAAAADEYDRPVADWEPLAAELPFSLEEVDGVAGDVVGYVDSVRRTPDGELAVLDYKTTAERIPPEEAVQLVLYARACEDRFDEPLAAVGYVYVGEGTDGEGSAGAAPCVELFDPDDEALPSWSTVLETLESVDDPAYRETSPGPHCGRCPHRSLGCAPDEYRRDDAP
- a CDS encoding 8-oxo-dGTP diphosphatase — protein: MIEATLCFPLRARPTENGPEAGSSATDATGVTDADDVLLIEKRRGLGEGWYNGPGGKLEGDETPRECAVRETREEVGLEIDPVDLEKAGELTFLLDGEVHTFCHVFRTTAFRGQPTASDEARPEWVDIEDVPYDRMWEDDRLWLPGVLEGRTIAGEFAFRGGEPLDEAEFVRHDLEWDVSFDADADAEVESSS